Proteins found in one Legionella pneumophila subsp. pascullei genomic segment:
- the gcvH gene encoding glycine cleavage system protein GcvH produces MNDLKFTTTHEWLREDEEEVIVGITDHAQELLGDMVFVELPEIGDEVSAGQELGVVESVKAASDFYAPVSGVVTAVNEAVGKNPALVNHDPYHEGWLVRLKPTHPDEIKSLLSDEQYQNEIAEEN; encoded by the coding sequence ATGAATGATTTGAAATTCACAACAACCCATGAGTGGCTTAGGGAAGATGAGGAAGAGGTCATAGTAGGAATTACAGATCATGCGCAAGAATTATTGGGGGATATGGTATTTGTAGAACTGCCCGAAATAGGTGATGAAGTGAGCGCAGGTCAAGAATTAGGTGTGGTGGAATCAGTGAAAGCAGCTTCTGATTTTTATGCTCCCGTTAGTGGTGTTGTAACCGCGGTTAACGAAGCCGTTGGTAAAAATCCTGCCTTGGTAAACCACGATCCCTACCATGAAGGTTGGCTCGTGAGGCTAAAGCCTACCCATCCTGATGAAATCAAAAGCCTGTTGAGTGATGAACAATATCAAAATGAGATAGCTGAGGAAAATTAA
- the gcvT gene encoding glycine cleavage system aminomethyltransferase GcvT, whose protein sequence is MTAKTPLHATHLACGAKMVDFHGWDMPLHYGSQLNEHHAVRNDAGMFDVSHMTIVDILGAGGRQFLRKLLTNDVDQITHNGKALYSCMCNEHGGIIDDLIVYQRASDNYRVVLNSATRQNDVAWIRAKSEGFAVGLQERRELSMLAVQGPNAIAKTLSILAPAHADAVSTLTSFECVDVDHWFFARTGYTGEDGLEIIVPNEFITQLWNDLLNAGVTPCGLGARDTLRLEAGMLLYGQDMDETTTPLESGLAWTVKWEPEDRGFIGMGALVSQKQQGIKRKMVGLTLLDKGIMRHGQKVIIEGCPDGIITSGSYSPTLQQSIALARVPVETGEQVFVDIRGKLIPAKVGKPRFIKQGKPV, encoded by the coding sequence ATGACTGCTAAAACTCCTCTTCACGCGACGCACTTAGCTTGTGGTGCCAAAATGGTGGATTTCCATGGTTGGGATATGCCTCTCCATTATGGATCCCAGTTAAACGAACATCATGCGGTCAGAAATGATGCTGGCATGTTTGATGTCTCGCATATGACCATCGTTGATATTTTAGGCGCTGGTGGTCGTCAGTTTCTGCGAAAGCTTCTGACCAATGATGTTGATCAGATTACTCACAACGGGAAAGCTCTATACAGCTGCATGTGTAATGAACACGGCGGAATTATAGATGACCTCATTGTCTATCAACGGGCTTCAGATAATTATCGAGTAGTACTCAATTCGGCAACCAGGCAAAATGATGTGGCCTGGATTCGCGCAAAAAGCGAAGGATTTGCCGTTGGCTTACAAGAAAGGCGCGAATTATCCATGCTTGCTGTACAAGGCCCAAATGCCATAGCGAAAACATTGAGCATTCTTGCGCCCGCCCATGCAGATGCTGTTTCAACCCTTACCTCTTTCGAGTGCGTTGATGTGGATCACTGGTTTTTTGCTCGTACCGGCTATACGGGAGAAGATGGACTTGAAATCATTGTCCCCAATGAATTCATTACTCAACTCTGGAATGATCTCCTAAATGCAGGAGTAACACCCTGTGGATTGGGAGCCAGGGACACCCTCAGATTAGAGGCAGGGATGCTTCTCTATGGCCAAGATATGGATGAAACAACAACCCCGCTAGAATCTGGTTTAGCCTGGACAGTAAAGTGGGAACCGGAGGATAGAGGATTTATTGGAATGGGCGCTTTGGTTTCTCAAAAACAACAAGGAATTAAACGTAAGATGGTCGGTTTAACCTTGTTGGACAAAGGCATTATGCGTCATGGCCAAAAGGTTATTATTGAAGGCTGCCCTGACGGAATTATCACAAGCGGCAGTTACTCACCGACTCTTCAACAATCAATTGCTTTGGCGCGAGTTCCCGTGGAAACGGGGGAACAAGTATTTGTTGACATTCGCGGAAAGTTAATCCCGGCAAAAGTAGGGAAGCCTCGCTTTATCAAACAAGGAAAACCTGTTTAA
- a CDS encoding ABC transporter permease, giving the protein MGNSRFYFANPDKFSRFINRWDLLLLILTFSVIFFLGWAGSQMATPYQLGDQIPISLEPSNLPFYALRTVLRMFIALIFSILFTFIVGALAAKNRRAEQIIIPAIDILQSIPVLSFLSITVTGFIHLFPNSLLGPECASIFAIFSAQVWNMTFGFYQSLKTVPHDLIEVSAMFRLSAWQRFWKVEVPFSMSGLLWNMMVSMSASWFFVVLSEAISVAHQNIRLPGVGSYIALAIAQRDLHAVGYAILTMVIVIFLYDQILFRPLIAWSEKFRMEQSPDESEYQSWLIDLIRSSRLMKRVTEWLAVFTNSFVNARWLRIGEVKAVKEIDFKRQKRLDRLWGALVLITVVTGGWFLLKFILAELKVSDIFHVFLLGAATGARVIILILLSSMLWIPVGVWIGLRPRLAQKIQPIIQFVAAFPANLFYPLFVIAIVKFNLSVEIWVTPLMILGTQWYILFNVIAGASSIPRDLYLAADNFGLKGWIWWKRLALPGIFPFYITGAITAAGGAWNASIVAEYVSWGNITLRATGLGEYIQASTTAGDFPQIALGTAMMCVYVLAFNHLIWRPLYRLAEERFNFN; this is encoded by the coding sequence GTGGGCAATAGTCGGTTTTATTTTGCTAATCCTGATAAATTTAGTCGATTTATTAATCGATGGGATTTGCTATTGCTTATATTGACTTTTTCCGTGATATTTTTCCTGGGTTGGGCTGGTTCACAGATGGCCACCCCGTATCAATTGGGGGATCAAATCCCCATTTCCTTGGAACCTTCCAACCTTCCATTTTATGCATTGCGCACTGTTTTGCGCATGTTTATTGCATTGATTTTTTCGATCCTGTTTACGTTTATTGTAGGTGCCTTAGCTGCGAAAAACCGTAGGGCTGAGCAAATTATTATTCCGGCGATTGATATTTTGCAATCCATTCCTGTGCTGAGTTTTTTATCTATTACCGTCACCGGGTTTATTCATCTATTTCCCAATAGCTTGTTAGGGCCCGAATGCGCCTCAATTTTTGCTATTTTTAGCGCTCAAGTCTGGAATATGACATTTGGCTTTTATCAATCTTTAAAAACAGTTCCTCATGACTTGATTGAAGTCTCTGCCATGTTCAGATTGTCAGCCTGGCAGCGTTTTTGGAAAGTAGAAGTTCCTTTTTCCATGTCTGGGTTGTTATGGAATATGATGGTTTCAATGTCGGCAAGCTGGTTTTTTGTGGTTTTGTCAGAAGCAATTTCGGTGGCGCATCAAAATATCAGATTACCCGGTGTAGGTTCTTATATCGCATTGGCAATAGCCCAGAGGGATTTGCATGCTGTAGGGTATGCTATTCTAACAATGGTTATCGTTATTTTTTTATATGATCAAATACTTTTTAGACCGCTTATCGCTTGGTCCGAAAAATTTAGAATGGAACAGTCTCCCGATGAGTCAGAATATCAATCCTGGTTGATTGACTTGATACGCAGTAGTCGCTTGATGAAGAGAGTGACAGAGTGGCTTGCCGTATTTACCAATAGTTTTGTAAATGCTCGTTGGCTGAGGATTGGTGAGGTTAAGGCCGTTAAGGAAATTGATTTTAAAAGGCAGAAGCGTTTGGACAGGTTGTGGGGCGCCCTGGTTCTGATTACTGTTGTGACTGGCGGGTGGTTTTTGTTGAAATTTATTCTCGCTGAATTGAAGGTGAGTGATATATTTCATGTCTTTTTATTAGGTGCAGCAACAGGAGCTCGAGTCATTATATTAATTTTGTTAAGCTCCATGTTATGGATTCCCGTTGGGGTGTGGATAGGGTTAAGACCACGCTTGGCTCAAAAAATACAACCTATTATTCAATTTGTGGCAGCATTTCCAGCGAACCTGTTTTATCCTTTATTTGTAATTGCTATTGTCAAATTTAATTTGAGTGTGGAAATCTGGGTAACTCCGCTCATGATCCTGGGTACGCAGTGGTATATTTTATTTAATGTGATCGCAGGCGCATCAAGCATACCCCGCGATCTTTATCTGGCTGCTGATAATTTCGGGTTAAAGGGTTGGATATGGTGGAAAAGATTGGCTTTGCCGGGTATTTTTCCTTTTTATATTACCGGAGCTATTACAGCAGCAGGCGGCGCATGGAATGCCAGTATAGTTGCTGAATACGTGAGCTGGGGCAATATTACTCTTAGAGCCACAGGACTGGGCGAGTATATTCAAGCCAGTACGACAGCGGGAGACTTCCCGCAAATTGCGTTAGGAACAGCAATGATGTGTGTCTATGTATTGGCCTTCAATCATCTTATTTGGCGCCCCCTTTATCGATTAGCCGAAGAACGATTTAATTTTAATTGA
- a CDS encoding thiol:disulfide interchange protein DsbA/DsbL codes for MFKKLIALLFLMPITALATQFIEGKDYQTVASAQSSTNKDKTPQITEFFSYGCPWCYKIDAPLNDWATRMGKSAHLERIPVVFKPNWDLYAKAYYTAKTLAMSDKMNPILFKAIQEDKNPLATKQSMIDFFVAHGVDREIAKSAFENSPTIDMRVNSGMSLMAHYQINAVPAFVVNNKYKTDLQMAGSEARLFEILNYLVRKSA; via the coding sequence ATGTTTAAAAAATTAATTGCCCTATTATTTCTTATGCCAATAACTGCTTTGGCAACTCAATTTATTGAAGGCAAAGATTATCAAACCGTTGCAAGCGCGCAATCGTCTACCAATAAAGACAAAACACCCCAGATTACCGAATTTTTTAGTTATGGCTGTCCATGGTGTTATAAAATTGACGCCCCACTAAATGATTGGGCAACCAGAATGGGAAAAAGCGCTCATCTCGAGCGCATTCCAGTTGTTTTTAAACCAAACTGGGATTTGTATGCCAAAGCCTATTACACAGCAAAAACCCTGGCAATGTCTGATAAAATGAATCCCATATTATTCAAAGCAATTCAAGAAGATAAAAATCCCTTGGCGACGAAACAATCGATGATTGATTTTTTTGTTGCTCATGGAGTAGACAGGGAAATTGCCAAGAGCGCTTTCGAAAACTCACCAACAATCGATATGCGCGTTAACAGCGGTATGTCGTTGATGGCACATTATCAAATTAACGCCGTACCAGCCTTTGTCGTCAATAACAAGTACAAAACTGATTTACAAATGGCAGGGAGCGAAGCGCGTTTGTTTGAAATTTTGAATTACCTGGTAAGAAAATCAGCTTAA
- the gcvPB gene encoding aminomethyl-transferring glycine dehydrogenase subunit GcvPB encodes MLIFELSKTGRQAKAQIPRAASKHYSIPDEFQRKSPPKLPACSELQVVRHFTRLSQKNFSIDTNFYPLGSCTMKYNPRGVHKAASLPGFINRHPLAMDHDSQGFLETLYKLQNYISEITGMPGVSLTPMAGSQGEFAGVAMIKAYHQSRGDTARDEILIPDAAHGTNPASAVMCGFKVVEIATAADGDIDLDELKRKVGPRTAGIMLTNPSTLGLFMRQIKEIASLVHQAGGLLYYDGANLNAILGKVRPGDMGFDVMHLNLHKTFATPHGGGGPGAGPVAVGKRLIPYMPLPIVKKTDSGYHWATRQDYPQSIGRLSCFMGNAGILLRAYFYMIVLGKEGLLRVSEFATLNANYLLKELTKVGYTAAYPGRRASHEFILTLNSEKKNYDVTAMDFAKRLLDYGVHAPTTYFPLLVPECLLIEPPETESKEELDAFVAVMKTIREEAIKEPDLLKAAPHTLPVRRLDDVKAARELDLNYFATHE; translated from the coding sequence ATGTTGATTTTTGAATTATCTAAAACTGGTCGCCAGGCAAAAGCCCAGATACCCAGGGCAGCAAGCAAACACTATTCCATACCTGATGAATTTCAACGAAAGTCGCCCCCCAAATTGCCGGCCTGTTCCGAATTGCAAGTGGTAAGACATTTTACCCGCCTTTCCCAAAAGAATTTTTCCATAGACACCAATTTTTATCCTTTGGGCTCATGTACCATGAAATACAATCCCCGAGGTGTTCATAAAGCGGCGTCTCTTCCCGGCTTTATAAATCGCCATCCGTTAGCTATGGATCATGATAGCCAAGGATTTCTGGAAACTCTTTATAAATTGCAAAATTATATTTCTGAAATTACGGGGATGCCTGGTGTTTCACTTACGCCAATGGCTGGCTCACAAGGAGAATTTGCTGGCGTGGCAATGATTAAAGCCTACCATCAATCTCGCGGAGACACCGCCCGTGATGAAATTCTCATTCCAGATGCGGCTCATGGAACAAACCCCGCCTCTGCTGTGATGTGCGGATTCAAAGTAGTAGAAATTGCTACTGCTGCAGACGGTGACATTGATCTTGACGAATTAAAAAGAAAAGTAGGGCCTAGAACTGCTGGAATTATGCTAACTAACCCCTCTACTTTGGGATTATTTATGCGTCAGATAAAAGAAATAGCCAGTCTTGTACACCAGGCCGGAGGATTATTATACTACGATGGCGCTAATCTCAACGCTATTTTAGGTAAAGTAAGACCGGGTGATATGGGTTTTGATGTCATGCACCTTAATTTACACAAAACATTTGCGACACCTCACGGAGGTGGAGGCCCTGGCGCTGGTCCTGTTGCTGTTGGCAAACGTCTTATTCCTTACATGCCTCTACCCATTGTGAAAAAAACCGACTCCGGATATCACTGGGCAACTCGCCAGGATTATCCACAAAGCATAGGAAGATTATCATGTTTTATGGGTAATGCAGGAATTTTATTACGTGCTTATTTTTATATGATTGTCCTTGGTAAAGAAGGCCTATTACGCGTATCAGAATTTGCAACACTTAATGCCAACTATTTACTTAAAGAATTGACTAAAGTGGGCTATACGGCAGCTTATCCTGGTAGACGCGCATCTCATGAGTTTATTCTTACTTTAAATTCCGAAAAGAAAAATTATGACGTAACTGCCATGGATTTTGCGAAAAGGTTATTGGACTATGGCGTTCATGCCCCCACTACTTATTTCCCTTTGCTGGTACCGGAATGTTTATTGATTGAACCACCAGAAACAGAAAGTAAAGAGGAGTTGGATGCTTTTGTTGCTGTGATGAAGACGATCCGTGAAGAAGCTATCAAGGAACCTGATTTACTCAAAGCGGCTCCCCACACTTTACCAGTCAGAAGGCTGGATGATGTGAAAGCGGCTCGCGAATTGGATTTAAATTATTTCGCAACTCACGAGTAA
- the gcvPA gene encoding aminomethyl-transferring glycine dehydrogenase subunit GcvPA, translating to MPYIPHTPNDTKEMLAAIGAQDIQDLFDEIPASLQYAGFQNIPAGINEMEMLKEAQNQAQKNRNGICFIGAGCYEHHIPAAVWDIASRGEFLTAYTPYQAEASQGTLQLLYEYQTMICELTGMDVSNASMYDGATALAEAVLMAVRLNKHSKTNRVLIAGTVHPFYRETIETIVRNQHIEVITLPFDEQQGITDLGSLNQYTGEDITALVIAQPNFFGCLEQVDKMTSWAHHNKTVSVACVNPTSLAVLKPPGSWGEHGVNIVCGEGQPLGSPMASGGPYFGFLSTRMAHVRQMPGRIIGRTVDKDGKTGFSLTLQAREQHIRRAKATSNICTNQGLLVTAATIYMSLLGPEGLSQVATQCHQNTHELVTALTQIEGVELVFKAPFFHEALIKLNQPVQPVLQQLADAGIAGGYAPEQHYPQLANTLLVCATEVRTTEDIAKYTRTLKSIMSKRGA from the coding sequence ATGCCTTATATTCCACACACGCCCAATGATACCAAAGAGATGCTGGCGGCAATTGGTGCTCAAGATATCCAGGATTTATTTGATGAAATTCCAGCTTCTTTACAATATGCAGGATTTCAGAATATCCCTGCTGGCATTAACGAAATGGAAATGCTCAAAGAAGCCCAGAATCAAGCCCAAAAGAATCGTAACGGGATCTGTTTTATTGGTGCTGGATGTTATGAACATCATATTCCAGCAGCCGTGTGGGATATTGCATCTCGAGGTGAGTTTTTAACTGCTTACACACCCTATCAGGCGGAGGCTAGCCAGGGCACTTTACAATTATTGTATGAATATCAAACCATGATCTGTGAGTTGACTGGCATGGATGTGTCCAATGCGTCAATGTATGATGGAGCAACGGCCTTAGCTGAAGCAGTATTAATGGCAGTCCGACTTAATAAGCACAGCAAAACCAACAGAGTGCTCATCGCAGGCACAGTACATCCTTTTTATCGCGAAACCATCGAAACGATAGTACGTAATCAGCATATTGAAGTCATTACCCTCCCCTTTGATGAACAACAGGGAATCACAGATCTTGGCTCTCTTAATCAATACACAGGGGAAGATATTACAGCGTTGGTAATAGCCCAGCCGAATTTCTTTGGTTGCCTCGAACAGGTAGATAAAATGACTTCCTGGGCGCATCATAACAAAACAGTCAGTGTCGCTTGTGTTAACCCGACTTCCTTGGCTGTATTAAAGCCACCCGGCTCATGGGGAGAGCATGGTGTAAACATCGTATGCGGCGAAGGACAACCTTTAGGCTCCCCTATGGCATCAGGAGGCCCTTATTTTGGTTTTCTGAGTACTCGTATGGCCCATGTGAGACAAATGCCTGGAAGAATAATTGGACGTACAGTGGACAAAGATGGAAAAACCGGTTTTAGCTTAACTCTCCAGGCAAGAGAACAGCATATTCGTCGTGCTAAAGCCACGTCAAATATCTGTACCAACCAAGGTTTACTTGTCACAGCAGCAACTATCTATATGAGTCTTTTAGGGCCAGAAGGTTTAAGTCAAGTAGCGACTCAATGCCACCAAAACACCCACGAATTGGTCACTGCCTTAACACAAATTGAGGGAGTAGAACTGGTTTTCAAGGCCCCGTTTTTCCATGAAGCCTTAATTAAACTAAACCAACCGGTGCAGCCTGTGTTACAACAACTGGCCGATGCTGGAATTGCTGGAGGCTACGCACCGGAACAACACTATCCTCAGTTAGCCAATACGCTATTGGTTTGCGCGACAGAAGTGCGCACCACAGAGGATATCGCGAAATATACAAGAACATTAAAATCCATAATGTCCAAGCGAGGTGCCTGA
- a CDS encoding DotI/IcmL family type IV secretion protein, protein MNKKITIALGLLISISAKLTYAEPDRTQLAVWANEAIIATYTFDYKNYMQQQKEIAKYFSADGWIAYSKALNQSKLPEAVQKNAYYVNAVATEPPKLITLDPTHWQAIMPILVVYKNPQYEQKQNLKVILGFTVASPGQGVRGFSVTSLQSTPISPPCQCKNEETPGNAKQGNAKQ, encoded by the coding sequence ATGAACAAAAAAATCACTATTGCACTGGGTTTACTCATAAGTATTAGCGCAAAGTTAACTTATGCAGAACCCGATAGAACGCAATTAGCTGTTTGGGCTAATGAAGCGATTATCGCCACTTACACTTTTGATTATAAAAATTACATGCAACAGCAAAAGGAAATAGCCAAATATTTTTCTGCTGATGGCTGGATAGCCTATAGTAAAGCGCTCAATCAATCAAAACTGCCTGAAGCGGTGCAAAAAAATGCTTATTACGTCAATGCCGTTGCTACAGAACCACCAAAACTTATCACCCTTGATCCCACACATTGGCAAGCCATCATGCCCATACTGGTCGTCTATAAAAATCCTCAATACGAGCAGAAACAAAACTTAAAAGTTATCTTAGGATTTACTGTTGCATCTCCCGGACAAGGTGTAAGAGGTTTCAGCGTAACCAGCCTGCAATCCACACCCATTAGCCCGCCATGCCAATGTAAAAATGAAGAAACACCTGGAAACGCTAAGCAAGGAAACGCCAAACAATAA
- a CDS encoding DUF3592 domain-containing protein, which yields MVWPIIWRWILDLGWLCFLLILFWYFWKKRRDLVEAKSWLKAKGHITRCEWTRVGHSVWPKIEYIYEVYEKDLTGEYLFLDTTFNTPNSKYSRGIAYKVAIAYRDNSEIDVYYNPNHPEQSALDVTIPKKLTFILILISALILLHIGFIVWRFLA from the coding sequence ATGGTTTGGCCGATAATTTGGAGATGGATCCTTGATTTAGGATGGCTGTGTTTCCTTTTAATTCTTTTTTGGTATTTTTGGAAAAAAAGACGAGATTTGGTTGAAGCGAAATCCTGGTTAAAAGCGAAGGGACATATCACTCGCTGTGAGTGGACAAGAGTAGGGCATAGTGTTTGGCCTAAAATAGAATATATCTATGAAGTTTATGAGAAGGATTTGACAGGCGAGTATTTGTTTCTGGATACAACGTTTAATACGCCTAACAGTAAATATTCCCGGGGTATTGCCTATAAAGTGGCAATAGCTTACAGAGATAACTCAGAAATTGATGTGTATTATAATCCCAATCATCCTGAGCAATCTGCTTTAGATGTCACCATACCTAAAAAACTGACTTTTATTTTAATTTTAATTAGTGCATTGATTTTGTTGCATATCGGTTTTATTGTTTGGCGTTTCCTTGCTTAG
- a CDS encoding AAA-associated domain-containing protein, which produces MPETIINIENLSKSFKKAPSQNLLVLEDVNFKLQEGEIVALLGKSGSGKSTLLRIIAGLIAPSSGTVTYRGKPVTRPVEGIAMVFQSFALMPWLTVLENVELGLEAQGISREERRHRAIEAIDIIGLDGFESAFPKELSGGMRQRVGFARALVINPDVLLMDEPFSALDVLTAENLKSDLLELWKEKKTNTNGILLVTHNIEEAATLADRIVIFGNDPGYIRAELPVTLPQPRDPESPEYLALVDKIYTLMTTGPKEKAKRAQRERQIGLGYRLPDVEPSELSGLIETMKSFEERIDLPELADELMMNIDDLFPILETLEILGFAKVSAGDIQLSELGKQFSEADLQERKQLFAQRLLEKVPLARYIRRVLDEKAGHRVSEERFLSKLEDYLSEKEADRVLKTMIDWGRYAEIFAYDFNTGILSLENPGKGA; this is translated from the coding sequence ATGCCGGAAACAATTATTAACATAGAAAATTTAAGCAAATCTTTTAAAAAAGCACCTTCTCAGAATCTTCTTGTCCTTGAAGATGTTAATTTCAAATTACAGGAAGGTGAAATAGTTGCTTTGTTAGGTAAATCTGGTTCAGGAAAATCAACTTTACTCAGGATTATTGCAGGTCTTATTGCTCCTTCCAGTGGAACGGTGACTTACCGCGGTAAACCTGTAACCAGGCCGGTAGAAGGCATTGCTATGGTATTTCAATCGTTTGCTTTAATGCCATGGCTTACGGTTCTGGAAAATGTGGAGCTTGGCTTGGAAGCGCAAGGAATCAGCCGTGAGGAACGACGGCATAGAGCTATTGAAGCGATAGATATTATAGGCTTGGATGGTTTCGAATCCGCTTTTCCCAAGGAGTTATCTGGGGGGATGCGACAACGGGTTGGTTTTGCTCGCGCTTTGGTGATTAATCCGGATGTGTTGTTAATGGATGAACCCTTTTCGGCACTTGATGTTCTGACTGCGGAAAACCTCAAATCAGATTTATTGGAATTATGGAAAGAAAAGAAAACGAATACCAATGGTATTTTATTAGTAACACACAATATAGAAGAAGCAGCGACCTTAGCGGACCGGATAGTGATTTTTGGTAATGATCCCGGCTATATTCGCGCTGAATTACCAGTGACTCTCCCACAACCCCGTGATCCGGAAAGCCCGGAATATCTGGCTTTGGTTGACAAGATTTATACTTTAATGACGACCGGACCCAAAGAAAAAGCCAAGCGAGCACAAAGGGAGCGTCAAATAGGTTTAGGCTATCGATTACCCGATGTAGAGCCCTCTGAATTATCTGGTCTGATAGAAACCATGAAGTCCTTTGAAGAACGTATTGACTTGCCTGAGCTGGCGGACGAGCTGATGATGAATATTGATGATCTGTTCCCAATTCTTGAAACTCTGGAGATACTTGGTTTTGCCAAGGTGTCTGCGGGAGATATTCAGTTAAGCGAATTAGGAAAACAATTTTCAGAAGCTGATTTGCAAGAGCGTAAGCAATTGTTCGCGCAAAGATTATTAGAAAAAGTTCCTCTGGCTCGTTATATAAGACGTGTACTGGATGAGAAAGCGGGTCATCGCGTCTCGGAAGAGCGCTTTTTGAGTAAGCTGGAAGATTATTTAAGCGAGAAAGAAGCCGATCGTGTTTTGAAAACAATGATTGACTGGGGACGATATGCCGAGATTTTTGCTTATGATTTCAATACTGGTATTTTGAGCCTGGAAAACCCGGGCAAGGGAGCTTAG
- a CDS encoding YciI family protein, translating to MFIVQLTYLVPINEVNKYLQAHREFLDYHYKQGLLVVSGPMKPRTGGIIIAATNDRAHLESVFKQDPYYLAEIAEYQFIEFTPVKHRDELKELIQKTEGKLC from the coding sequence ATGTTTATTGTGCAATTAACCTATTTGGTTCCCATCAATGAAGTAAACAAATATCTGCAAGCACACAGGGAATTTCTTGATTATCACTACAAACAAGGACTATTGGTTGTTTCTGGCCCCATGAAACCTCGAACCGGTGGAATTATTATAGCAGCGACAAATGACAGGGCCCATTTAGAGTCAGTATTTAAACAAGACCCTTATTATTTAGCAGAAATTGCTGAGTATCAATTTATCGAGTTTACTCCAGTAAAGCACAGGGATGAACTCAAGGAACTTATTCAAAAAACGGAAGGCAAATTATGTTGA
- a CDS encoding EAL and HDOD domain-containing protein has translation MVVELDEPPVRTLLARQGIYDRNSAIFAYELLYRNSEAQNSHIDNLNPSSGETATSSVLLQLFANLDVNTIIGNKRAFINFTHSHLVQKIPMLLPKNRIVIEVLETVAIDQPLLLSLIELKKQGYQIALDDFVFRNELAPLVDMADIIKIDVLHLNQQQIAEQLLPLKSFRGKLLAEKIEDKQQFNHCINLGFDFFQGFFLNKPDPLKGQSITENKMQLLRLLTEINNEDVPIQRIEEIILQIPRLSYRILRLANSASLYMSKKIESLMDAISQLGLMQIRNWLNLLLLASLDDVAPDLLERTLIRAKMCESLSKSMGYPNTHQAYTIGILSTLDGILNEPMPSLLAKIRLSETLNEALLNYKGGLGKILKFVIDYEQANFNQLERLSIRSEALTQSYLKGIEYANHVLDIINK, from the coding sequence ATGGTTGTAGAATTGGATGAGCCACCAGTCAGAACATTGCTAGCACGCCAGGGAATCTATGATAGGAATAGCGCAATCTTTGCCTATGAACTCTTATATCGTAATAGCGAGGCACAAAATTCACACATCGATAACCTAAATCCTTCGTCAGGCGAAACCGCTACCTCTTCTGTCCTATTGCAGTTATTCGCCAATCTTGATGTGAACACCATAATTGGTAACAAACGAGCTTTTATTAATTTCACTCACAGTCATCTTGTACAAAAAATACCGATGTTACTTCCCAAAAATAGAATCGTCATTGAGGTTCTTGAAACAGTGGCGATTGACCAACCATTGCTGCTCAGTTTAATAGAATTAAAGAAACAAGGATACCAAATTGCTCTTGATGACTTTGTCTTCAGAAATGAGTTAGCGCCACTAGTTGACATGGCCGACATTATTAAAATTGATGTGCTTCATCTTAACCAGCAACAAATTGCAGAACAATTATTACCACTGAAATCTTTTAGGGGGAAGTTACTCGCAGAAAAAATTGAAGACAAACAACAATTCAATCATTGCATCAATCTTGGATTTGATTTTTTTCAAGGTTTTTTTCTAAACAAACCGGATCCATTGAAAGGACAAAGCATTACTGAAAATAAAATGCAGCTTTTAAGATTATTAACGGAAATAAACAATGAAGACGTACCAATCCAACGCATCGAAGAAATTATCTTACAGATTCCTAGACTAAGTTATCGTATCTTGCGTTTGGCAAATTCTGCTTCTTTGTACATGAGTAAAAAAATAGAATCATTAATGGATGCCATTTCTCAATTGGGCTTGATGCAAATTCGCAATTGGCTAAATTTATTGCTATTGGCAAGTCTCGATGATGTAGCTCCTGATTTGTTAGAACGAACATTAATTCGTGCCAAAATGTGTGAGTCCTTATCCAAATCGATGGGTTATCCCAACACTCATCAAGCTTATACTATAGGCATACTTTCTACTTTAGATGGTATATTAAATGAACCTATGCCTTCACTATTGGCGAAAATTCGATTAAGTGAAACACTCAATGAGGCTCTGCTGAACTATAAAGGGGGTTTAGGCAAAATCCTGAAATTTGTCATAGATTATGAACAAGCAAATTTTAATCAATTAGAGCGCCTTTCTATAAGGAGCGAAGCTCTCACCCAATCTTATCTCAAGGGAATTGAATACGCCAATCATGTGCTAGACATTATTAATAAATAA